The genome window GATTGAGATTTTAACTAATATGCTCAGAAATATGGCAGCAAAGAACAGCTGTCAGGACCAGACTCTGGGTTTGGTCCGAGTTGACTCTGGCAGCTGGAggaacctctctgggcctcaggctcCACCTTATGAGCGTGGGCTTATAAAGATTAAGAGTTAACGTGAATGTGAAGCTCTCAGAACAGGGCCGGCTGGCAACATGCTCACATGATATGTAAGTACTTGCTAATGGTACCACTGGTGTAGGAAAACCCGCCAATCCTCTCTCCACTGCGCCTCGAGGCTTGTGCTGCCTTCAGGGCCCTGGGGCTACGGGACAGACCAGCAGTTCCAGAGCCAGTGAGCCCACTACCAAACCAGGAAACAAGAGAAAGCAGTACACCCTTTCTTAGAGTGCAGCATGTGTTGACGGCTGGTGATGTTCAGATCAGTGGTTGGATTTTTATATTCAGGAGGCTCTGTCGGCCCGTTCTGCTGAGGGTTGACACCAGTTTGCCTCGTTACCTCATTCAGTCCTTCTCCAGAAGGGCAGGTGTCGCTGACATTTACCAAAGGGGGGACAGAGAGACATGGAGGGTGCAGCCATCTGAGTCATCAGCCAGGTGGCTAAGGGCTGAGCCTGCTGGCAGACAGCCTGAGCCTGCTGGCAGACAGCCTGGGCCCGCGGGCTGCTTGGGGGCCCGGAGCCCATGTCAGGGCCACAGACAGAGCCCTCTGCAGCCCAGTGGCTCGACAAGAACTGTGGGGCCTGCCAAGTTCAAGGACAGCAGCAGTAAGAGTACAGCTGCACAGGATCCTGGGAGGGGGTTCCTGGGGCCGGGCCCGAGACCCACAGTCCCCCTACTGCTGGGGGCCACAGCTGTCACTCAGGAGAAATCAGGGGCCCCCGAGACCACCTTCCTCTACCTTGACGACGATGCCCGAGGGCACGTGTCTCAGCACCACGCAGTTGCTTGTTTTGTTGGTTGCCTGGCCCCCTGGACCGTGGCCTTTCACGAACTGCTCTTCAAGCTCACGCTCGTCCAGGGAAAGCAGTGTGGGGCGGTCCTTCTTGCCGGCCGCCTGCACTGGAGTGGCCACCGTTCCTGGGGACAGGAGTGGCAGCTTCTCGCAGAGCCGGAGTCCCCAGGGCACCGGGCAGACTCTGGTCAGTGGAGCGGGAAAACGGAACAGACCCGAGGTACTCATGGCGAGGGGCTCTCAGGACCTGAATCAGACAGAGAGGAGAGCCTTCAGCCTTGTCTGCTCTCAAGATTAGATGAACTTCTTCAGGTTCTAAGATCACCTCTTATGCACCAGTTCAAAGGATCACCACCCATCTGGCAGGCAGGGGATTTAGGAAATCCGTGCAGACAGGACAACTGGCCACACACATACCTCTCCCTGGCCCTGCATTGTCTATAGTGTTCTCAGCACAGCAGTACATGCCCTGCCGGCTGGtaaatattttcttgtaaaaggaccaaaaatatcttcaaagCACCCAGAGGTGCCGTTTTCTCAGGAAGGAGAGGCTGCGAGTGTGAAATTCAAAAGCAAGGGGCTGTAATTTGATGAGGAAATACCCCAAAGGACACCAAGCAAGACTTAGAATCTGAGTCAAGTGACATGATTTAAGTGTGTGAGAATCTGTGAAGTCAAAATGAAAAGACGACAGTATGTGGTGGTCTGTTTTAGAGCTGAGTTTAAACAGTCTGACGCAGTAAATATCACTATCAAT of Bos indicus isolate NIAB-ARS_2022 breed Sahiwal x Tharparkar chromosome 17, NIAB-ARS_B.indTharparkar_mat_pri_1.0, whole genome shotgun sequence contains these proteins:
- the MTRFR gene encoding mitochondrial translation release factor in rescue, coding for MSTSGLFRFPAPLTRVCPVPWGLRLCEKLPLLSPGTVATPVQAAGKKDRPTLLSLDERELEEQFVKGHGPGGQATNKTSNCVVLRHVPSGIVVKCHQTRSVDQNRKLARRILQEKVDVFYNGENSLVCREKREAEKRKQERKKRAKETLEKKKLLKEQWESSKNVP